In Pleurocapsa sp. PCC 7319, the following are encoded in one genomic region:
- a CDS encoding COP23 domain-containing protein has translation MKSLNNHLESIVSLSRVPTLATGFAGTLGAIAILGTANSVNALPLDGLNLNSMQQLRQAISQSNEPPEVIINGPNSSSSSSTTTTTTTTNRNSDTRFTCELVNGEYTVMYYPESQPNQGYPWAIPSELGGGWTPEKRCAAITSRFESYRQDGLLELTTGVENGYDTICVTTQVDPTDCRLVLTVPPGQDPQLTRDLIFDNLLVADDGRQTQGVYTYGDSQSGEDILNQVGDLLGGGNSGKNNGSRRSPEDIDLRPFLDPADGGTGKQLTRGNSVSPRQSQSSDSEQGTPDLFK, from the coding sequence ATGAAATCTTTAAACAACCATTTAGAATCTATCGTTTCTCTTAGTCGAGTTCCCACCTTAGCTACTGGCTTTGCTGGTACCCTTGGAGCGATCGCCATTTTAGGGACTGCTAACAGCGTTAACGCTCTTCCCCTTGATGGCTTAAATCTCAACAGTATGCAACAACTTCGTCAAGCTATCAGTCAGAGTAATGAACCCCCAGAAGTAATTATTAATGGACCCAATAGTTCTAGCTCTAGCTCTACTACTACCACTACTACTACTACTAATCGTAATTCCGATACTAGATTTACATGTGAACTAGTAAATGGCGAATATACGGTCATGTACTATCCCGAAAGCCAACCAAACCAAGGTTATCCTTGGGCAATTCCCAGCGAGTTGGGTGGTGGTTGGACTCCTGAAAAACGTTGTGCTGCCATCACTAGCCGTTTTGAATCCTATCGCCAAGATGGATTACTAGAGTTAACCACTGGTGTCGAGAATGGCTACGATACGATCTGCGTTACAACTCAAGTAGATCCTACCGACTGTCGCTTAGTCTTAACCGTTCCACCCGGACAAGACCCTCAACTAACTCGTGACTTAATTTTTGATAATTTGTTGGTTGCTGATGACGGTCGACAAACTCAGGGCGTCTATACTTATGGAGATAGTCAATCTGGTGAAGACATTTTAAATCAAGTAGGTGACTTATTGGGTGGTGGCAATTCTGGCAAAAACAATGGTTCTCGCCGTTCCCCAGAAGATATTGACCTTAGACCTTTTCTCGATCCCGCCGATGGTGGAACTGGCAAACAATTAACGAGAGGCAACTCCGTTTCTCCTAGACAATCTCAGTCCAGTGATTCTGAACAAGGTACGCCAGATTTGTTTAAATAA
- the psaK gene encoding photosystem I reaction center subunit PsaK: protein MVYSTFLAASIPLTNEWTPLVAIVMIVCNIIAIAIGKSTMSKPEAGKALPMPEMFGGMGFASLLATTSFGHIIGIATLVLLSSYGLI from the coding sequence ATGGTTTATTCAACTTTTTTGGCTGCATCGATTCCCCTAACTAATGAGTGGACTCCATTAGTGGCAATTGTGATGATTGTCTGCAATATTATTGCGATCGCCATTGGTAAGTCAACTATGTCTAAGCCTGAAGCTGGTAAAGCTTTACCGATGCCAGAAATGTTCGGTGGTATGGGTTTCGCCAGCTTATTAGCTACCACTAGCTTCGGTCATATCATTGGTATAGCCACTTTAGTTTTGCTGAGTAGCTATGGTTTAATTTAG
- a CDS encoding cytochrome P450 produces MKSISGPRSLSIIQLINWIFRPLDFLEECASKYGDIFNLNLMGLPPFTVVTNPQGIQEILSVDAQKFDVGRTNDLAKSLLGDNSLVLLDGTRHRRQRKLMMPPFHGEKVKSYAETICHIAEKVASQWREKSTFSAHKAMQDITLETILHVVFGLSEGKRYQQIKPLLIELLDLTGSPLKASVIFLPLLQLDLGAWSPWGKVVRRRSKIYELLQAEIEQRRANPELLGSDVLSLMMSASDEDGHGLSDIELKDQMMTLLVAGHETTATALAWALYWIHKSPQVKQKLLAELDGVESQVDPLTISRLPYLTAVCNETLRIYPVAFIAFLRFAKSPIEIMGHQFDTGKMLAPCIYLTHHREDLYSEAKKFKPERFLERQFSTYEFLPFGGGNRRCIGYALALLEMKLVLAKILTKYDLTLASDRPVLPNRRGATIAPHNGVPLILRGQRSVKKTRACL; encoded by the coding sequence ATGAAATCAATAAGTGGACCTCGAAGTTTATCAATAATACAGTTAATCAACTGGATCTTTCGACCTCTTGATTTTCTAGAAGAATGCGCCAGCAAATATGGCGATATATTTAATTTAAACTTGATGGGACTACCTCCATTTACTGTAGTAACCAATCCCCAAGGAATTCAAGAAATTTTAAGCGTTGATGCTCAAAAATTTGATGTCGGACGTACTAACGATCTTGCTAAGAGTCTTTTAGGAGATAACTCTCTCGTTTTGTTAGATGGCACCCGCCATCGCAGACAACGGAAGTTAATGATGCCTCCTTTTCATGGAGAAAAGGTCAAGTCTTATGCGGAAACAATTTGCCACATTGCAGAAAAGGTAGCTAGTCAATGGCGAGAGAAAAGTACTTTCTCTGCTCACAAGGCAATGCAGGATATTACTTTAGAAACAATATTGCACGTTGTATTTGGTTTAAGCGAAGGAAAACGCTATCAACAAATCAAACCTTTATTAATTGAGTTGTTGGATTTAACTGGTTCTCCTCTTAAAGCTAGTGTGATTTTTTTACCCTTGTTGCAGCTGGACTTAGGAGCATGGAGTCCTTGGGGCAAGGTAGTACGACGCAGAAGCAAAATTTACGAGTTGCTTCAAGCAGAAATCGAACAAAGACGGGCTAACCCAGAATTACTCGGAAGTGACGTTCTCAGTTTAATGATGTCCGCTAGTGATGAAGATGGACATGGGTTGAGTGATATAGAGCTAAAAGATCAAATGATGACCCTTTTGGTAGCCGGTCATGAAACCACGGCAACAGCTTTAGCATGGGCTTTATACTGGATTCACAAATCACCTCAAGTTAAACAAAAATTATTGGCAGAGTTAGATGGTGTTGAGTCTCAGGTCGATCCTTTGACAATTTCTCGCCTACCCTACTTAACGGCAGTCTGTAACGAAACCTTGAGAATTTATCCCGTTGCTTTTATCGCCTTTCTACGCTTTGCTAAATCGCCGATTGAAATTATGGGTCATCAGTTTGATACAGGAAAAATGCTCGCCCCCTGTATTTACCTAACTCATCATCGTGAAGATCTTTATTCAGAGGCGAAAAAGTTTAAACCTGAAAGATTCTTGGAACGTCAATTTTCTACCTATGAATTTCTTCCTTTTGGTGGTGGAAATCGTCGCTGTATTGGCTACGCTCTAGCATTATTAGAAATGAAACTGGTCTTGGCTAAAATCTTAACTAAGTACGATTTGACCTTAGCGAGCGATCGCCCTGTGTTGCCCAATCGTCGTGGTGCAACTATTGCTCCCCACAACGGTGTTCCTCTAATTTTACGAGGTCAACGTTCGGTTAAAAAAACTCGAGCTTGTCTCTAA